A single genomic interval of Candidatus Polarisedimenticolia bacterium harbors:
- a CDS encoding ATP-binding cassette domain-containing protein, translating into SVSKGEILGFLGPNGAGKTTTMRVLTGYVPPTSGTAKVGGFDVQESPIEVKKRIGYLPEHPPLYTEMLVRPFLRFVARLRGVPRKEAGGRVDRAIDRCGLQPVAGRLIGNLSKGYQQRVGLAQAILHDPDVLILDEPTVGLDPSQIREIRQLIKSFAGEHTVILSTHILAEVTMTCNRVLIINEGLIAADETMEKLAARGERTRRIALRLARAPEGVEGSLRAISGVLSVTREAGFEGLVVETDAARDVREEISRAAVTQGWGLLEMRAITLSLEDIFIRIIRGEEAA; encoded by the coding sequence TCCGTCAGCAAGGGAGAGATTCTCGGGTTCCTGGGACCGAACGGGGCCGGAAAAACGACCACGATGCGCGTCCTGACCGGCTACGTTCCGCCGACGTCGGGGACGGCCAAGGTGGGCGGCTTCGACGTCCAGGAATCCCCCATCGAGGTCAAGAAGCGGATAGGCTACCTGCCGGAGCACCCCCCTCTGTACACCGAGATGCTGGTCCGGCCGTTCCTGCGTTTCGTCGCCAGGCTGCGCGGCGTGCCGCGCAAGGAGGCGGGCGGCCGCGTCGACCGGGCGATCGATCGGTGCGGCCTCCAGCCGGTGGCCGGGCGGCTCATCGGCAATCTCTCCAAGGGGTATCAGCAACGCGTCGGGCTGGCGCAGGCGATTCTGCACGATCCGGACGTCCTCATTCTCGACGAGCCGACGGTCGGTCTCGACCCCTCCCAGATCCGGGAGATCCGCCAGCTGATCAAGAGCTTCGCCGGAGAGCACACGGTCATCCTCTCCACCCACATCCTGGCGGAGGTCACGATGACCTGCAACCGGGTCCTGATCATCAACGAAGGCCTGATCGCCGCCGACGAGACGATGGAGAAGCTGGCGGCGCGCGGCGAGCGGACGCGACGGATCGCCCTGCGCCTGGCGCGCGCTCCGGAGGGGGTGGAGGGGTCGCTGCGGGCGATCTCGGGAGTCCTGTCCGTGACGCGGGAGGCGGGCTTCGAGGGCCTCGTCGTCGAGACCGACGCGGCGCGGGACGTGCGCGAGGAGATCTCGCGGGCGGCGGTGACGCAGGGATGGGGGCTTCTCGAGATGCGGGCGATCACGCTGAGCCTCGAGGACATCTTCATCCGCATCATCCGGGGCGAGGAGGCGGCATGA